From Micromonospora echinospora:
GAACGCCTCCTGCTCATGGCCCGCGACGGCGACGGGCCGCAGCGGGTACGGCTGCTGCGCGAAGCGCTGGGCCTGTGGCGCGGCGACGCGCTGCGCGACATCGGCCTGCCCGACAGCCCGGCGCTCGACGCGGCGGCCACCCGGCTGGAACGGCTGCGCCTGACCGCGACGGAGGACCGGTACGACGCCGAGATCGGGCTCGGCCGGGAGGCCGACCTGATCCCGGAACTGACCGACCTGCTGGCCGCCCATCCGGTGCGCGAGCGGCTCGCCACGGCGCTGATGCGCGCGCTCGCCGCGACCGGCCGGGACAGCGAGGCGCTGCTCGTCTACCGGCGCACCGCCGACGCGCTCGCCGACGCGCTCGGGGCCGACCCGTCACCGGAGCTGTCGGCGCTGCACGTCGCGCTGCTGCGCGGCGAGACGGTACGCCGGGAGGACACCCGCCGCACCAACCTGCGCGCCGAGCTGACCAGCTTCGTCGGGCGGGACGCCGACGTCGCCGCGGTCGGCGCGCTGGTCGCCGAGCACCGGCTCACCACGCTCACCGGCCCGGGCGGCTCGGGGAAAACCAGGCTGGCCACAGAGACCGGGCGCCGGCTGACGGGCGACCTGCCGGACGGCGTGTGGCTGGTGGAGTTCGCCGCTGTCAGCGCCGACGGGGACGTGGTGCAGGCGACGATCTCCGGGCTCGGCCTGCGCGACGCGCTGCTCGGCGACGCGGGCAGCGTGGAGCCGGCCGACCGGCTCGTCGCGGCGATCCGGGACCGGGAGATGCTGCTGATCCTGGACAACTGCGAACACGTCGTGGAGCAGGCGGCGGCGCTGGCCCACCGGCTGCTCGGCGAGTGCCGGCGGCTGCGGATCCTGGCCACCAGCCGGGAACCGCTCGGCATCACCGGTGAGGTGTTGTGGCCGGTCGCGCCGCTGGGCCTGCCGGACGGGGACGCCGCGGTCGCCGAGGTCGAGTCGTCGCCCGCCGTCCGCCTGCTGCGGGACCGGGCCGCCGCGGTCCGCCGGGACCTCGCGTCCGACGCCCGCACGGCGACGACGATGGCGCGGATCTGCCGCGCGCTCGACGGCATGCCGCTGGCGATAGAGCTGGCCGCGGCGCGGCTGCGCACCATGTCCGTCGACCAGCTCGCCACCCGGCTCGACGACCGGTTCCGGCTGCTCACCGGCGGCAGCCGGACCGCCCTGCCCCGGCACCGGACGCTGCGCGCGATGGTCGACTGGAGCTGGGAACTGCTCACCGACGCCGAACGCGCGGCGCTGCGCCGGCTGTCGGTGTTCTCCGGCGGGGCGAGCCTGGACGCGGCCGAGCGGGTCTGCGCCGGCGGCGCCGTCGAGCCGGGCGACGTGCTCGACCTGCTCACCGCGCTGACCGAGAAGTCGCTGCTGGTCGCCGCCGGCGACGTCGCGCCGCGCTACCGCATGCTCGGCACGATCAAGGAGTACGCCGCGCAGCGGCTCGCCGAGGCCGGGGAGGAGGACCTCGCCCGCCGCGCGCACCTGGAGTACTTCACCGAGCTGGCCGAGACAGCCGAGCCGCGGCTGCGCCGCGCCGACCAGCTCACCTGGCTCGCCCGGCTCGAAGCCGAGCACGACAACATCACCGCCGCGATGCGCGGCGCGCTCGCCGCGGGTGAGGGACGCGCGGCGATGCGGCTCGCGGCCGGCGCCGGCTGGTACTGGTGGCTCGGCGGCCACCGGACCGAGGGCATGGAACTGATCATCGCGGCCACCGAGGCGCCCGGCGACGTGCCCGACCACATCCGCGCCGTGGTGTACGGACTCGTGGTGCTGTTCCTCAGCTCCGGCCCAGGCGACGCGCAGCACGCGGCGGAGTGGATCCACAAGGCGTACCGGTTGAGCGGGGAGGGCCGCGGCGGTCACCCGGAGCTGGCCCTGGTCGTGCCGATGGAGCGCATGCTGCGGGAGCCGGACGCGCTGCTGCCCGCCTGGGAGTCGCTGCTCGACCACGAGGACCCGTGGGTACGCGCGCTGGCCCGGCTGCACCTGGGCAAGCTGCGGGTCATCCTCGGCATCGAGGCGGCGGAGGCGGAGGCGTGCCTGCGGCAGGCGCTCGCCGAGTTCCGGGCGGTGGGCGAACGCTTCGGGATCTCGTTCGCGCTCAGCGAGCTGGCCGAGCTGATCGCCGTACGCGGTGACGTCGCCGCCGCCTGCGCGTACTACGAGCAGGCCGTCGCGGCGGTCACCGAGGTGGGTGCCGTCGAGGACGTGATCCGGATGCGGGCGCGGCTGGCCTGGCTGTACCGGCTGGGCGGCGACGAGGCCGCGAGCGCCGCCGCCGTGGCCGAGGCGCAACGGCTCGCCGCCCGGGTCGCGTGGCCGGGCGCGCTGGCCGAGCTGGCGCTGGTCCGGGCGTACCTGGCCCGCCACGACGGCGACGCGGACGAGGCGTACGCGCAACTGCGGGCGGTGTCGGCGCTGCTCGGCGACGAGGCGGACCTGGCCGGCGTCCGGGCGGGCACCCAGGACCTGCTGGGCTACCTGGCCGAGGACGTCGAGCAGGCCCGTACCCATCGGGCGGCGGCGTGCCGGGCGGCGCGCGAGGGCGGCTACGCGCCGCTGACCGCGCAGGTGCTCGTCGGCGTGGCGGACCTGGCGTTGCGGCTGGACCGGCCGGAGCAGGCGGCGCGGCTGCTGGGCGCGGGCGACGCGGTACGCGGGCTGCCCGACCGCTCCCACCCCGACGTGGCCCGGATCGAGGCGGCGGCCCGCGACCGCCTCGGCGACGCGGGGTTCGCCGAGGCGGTCGCCCAGGGCCGGGAGACCGGCTGGGAGCGGCTGGTCGAGGTTACGCTCGCTTCGTGAACGTGGACCGCGCCCACAGGTAGCCGACCACCGCGATGCCGGCGCACCAGGCGAGCGCGGGGATCACGTCGCCGGCCGACGGCGCGCCGTCGAGCAGGCCACGCAGCGTCTCGATGATCGGCGTGAACGGCTGGTACTCGGCGAACTGCCGCACTCCCGGTCCCATC
This genomic window contains:
- a CDS encoding BTAD domain-containing putative transcriptional regulator; translated protein: MQIGLLGPFQVTLDGVPADVPGARLRGLLAALALQPGRVVPKATLVDWIWGEQPPADAANALQRLVSRLRKALPAGAVDGLPDGYRLAVEPDAVDAVRFERLLLMARDGDGPQRVRLLREALGLWRGDALRDIGLPDSPALDAAATRLERLRLTATEDRYDAEIGLGREADLIPELTDLLAAHPVRERLATALMRALAATGRDSEALLVYRRTADALADALGADPSPELSALHVALLRGETVRREDTRRTNLRAELTSFVGRDADVAAVGALVAEHRLTTLTGPGGSGKTRLATETGRRLTGDLPDGVWLVEFAAVSADGDVVQATISGLGLRDALLGDAGSVEPADRLVAAIRDREMLLILDNCEHVVEQAAALAHRLLGECRRLRILATSREPLGITGEVLWPVAPLGLPDGDAAVAEVESSPAVRLLRDRAAAVRRDLASDARTATTMARICRALDGMPLAIELAAARLRTMSVDQLATRLDDRFRLLTGGSRTALPRHRTLRAMVDWSWELLTDAERAALRRLSVFSGGASLDAAERVCAGGAVEPGDVLDLLTALTEKSLLVAAGDVAPRYRMLGTIKEYAAQRLAEAGEEDLARRAHLEYFTELAETAEPRLRRADQLTWLARLEAEHDNITAAMRGALAAGEGRAAMRLAAGAGWYWWLGGHRTEGMELIIAATEAPGDVPDHIRAVVYGLVVLFLSSGPGDAQHAAEWIHKAYRLSGEGRGGHPELALVVPMERMLREPDALLPAWESLLDHEDPWVRALARLHLGKLRVILGIEAAEAEACLRQALAEFRAVGERFGISFALSELAELIAVRGDVAAACAYYEQAVAAVTEVGAVEDVIRMRARLAWLYRLGGDEAASAAAVAEAQRLAARVAWPGALAELALVRAYLARHDGDADEAYAQLRAVSALLGDEADLAGVRAGTQDLLGYLAEDVEQARTHRAAACRAAREGGYAPLTAQVLVGVADLALRLDRPEQAARLLGAGDAVRGLPDRSHPDVARIEAAARDRLGDAGFAEAVAQGRETGWERLVEVTLAS